A section of the Mastomys coucha isolate ucsf_1 unplaced genomic scaffold, UCSF_Mcou_1 pScaffold15, whole genome shotgun sequence genome encodes:
- the Asxl1 gene encoding polycomb group protein ASXL1 isoform X4, giving the protein MTPKQILQVIEAEGLKEMRSGTSPLACLNAMLHSNSRGAEGLFYKLPGRISLFTLKKDAVQWSRNAATMDGEEPEDSADVESCGSNEASTVSGENDVSLDETSSNASCSTESQSRPLSNPRDSHRASSQATKQKKRTGVMLPRVVLTPLKVNGAHVEPASGFSGRHADGESGSPSSSSSGSLALSNSAIRGQPEVTRDPAPLLRGFRKPATGQMKRNRGEEVDFETPGSILVNTNLRALINSRTFHALPPHFQQQLLLLLPEVDRQVGTDGLLRLSGSALNNEFFTHAAQSWRERLADGEFTHEMQVRLRQEMEKEKKVEQWKERFFEDYYGQKLGLTKEESVQQKEDQEEAKIKSGLCVSGESVRPQRGPNTRQRDGHFKKRSRPDLRTRSRRNLYKKQEPDQAGVAKDANAVPDVSKDTKTDSAGVNSPPGPDVSSAASGQEGPKGPSEPVASQIQTETDNLACASASSDRVPTLPQDTVDQETKDQKRKSFEQEASASFPEKKPRLEDRQSFRNTIESVHTEKPQPTKEEPKVPPIRIQLSRIKPPWVAKGRPTYQICPRIVPISESSCRGWTGARTLADIKARALQARGARGYHCNREAAATAIGGGGGPGGGGSGAIDEGGGRDSSSGDGSEACGHSEPRGAPSTPGESSSDLQRTQLLPPCPLNGEHTLAEAAMPRARREDSASVRKEKSCLLKRVPGVLTSGMEDASQPPIAPTGDQPCQALPPLSSQTPVAEMLAEQPKLLLDDRTECVSSTASREKGSENQGPTIPSESSSGQSPLGDLLGGGNDQAFDNMKEPVNMVPAFISELSLANYLQDRPADDELGLCATGTLRRESNRQETLTEAFAPGSPTSWVPVLSNYEVIKKSDPESRENVACLEPQDEREWERAAPLMAAMPGELAAAEGVYHPESCVSHWTAPPPGAMGSSGSDSEQVDLERLEMNGTSEAQSPHSESTDTASDSEGHLSEDSSEVDASEVTVVKGSLDGGEKRDWDPSASLSKVSNDLSVLTRTGGVTASQSWVSRVCSVPHKIPDSLLLSSTECHPRSVCPPRPGSSVEVTNPLVMHLLHGNLPLEKVLPPGHRSSQPESPQLPLREQSQDRGTRQGTGEDNHLIARSNPGSAQTLKEAVLAQSYGASTGLVRAKASRTPGVSQKIAKVVPSLDSQHLVTELTPSSGNLEEIDSKEHLPPFLCEEQKETHSLSQGSDPGAAPGPCLGDHTTSKVPCFSSTNVSLSFGSEQTDGTLSDQNIAGGHEKKLFGPRNTVATLECPKSEEQTPLPAEVPPVFPSRKIEPNKNSVSGGVQTTRENRTPKPPPVSAGSIKTEQTFLRDPIKADVENRKAAGYSSLELVGHLQGMPFVVDLPFWKLPREPGKGFSQPLEPSSIPSQLNIKQALYGKFSKLQLSPTSFNYSSSSAAFPKGLAGGVVQLSHKASFGTGHTASLSLQMFTDSSAVESISLQCACSLKAMIMCQGCGAFCHDDCIGPSKLCVLCLVVR; this is encoded by the exons gGGGTCATGCTGCCTCGTGTTGTCCTGACTCCTCTGAAGGTAAACGGGGCCCACGTGGAACCTGCATCAG GGTTCTCAGGCCGCCATGCAGATGGTGAGAGTGGCAGTCCATCCAGCAGTAGCAGTGGTTCACTGGCCTTGAGCAACAGTGctattcgaggccagcctgaggtcaCTCGGGACCCTGCCCCCCTCTTGAGAGGCTTCCGGAAGCCAGCCACAG GGCAAATGAAGCGCAACAGAGGGGAAGAGGTAGATTTTGAGACGCCTGGGTCCATTCTTGTTAATACCAACCTCCGTGCCCTGATAAACTCTCGGACCTTCCATGCCCTGCCACCACACTTCCAGCagcaactcctcctcctcctgcccgaAGTGGATAGACAG GTGGGGACAGATGGCCTGCTGCGCCTCAGTGGCAGTGCACTCAATAATGAGTTTTTCACCCATGCAGCTCAGAGCTGGCGAGAACGCCTGGCTGATG gtGAATTCACTCATGAGATGCAAGTCAGGCTAAGACAGGaaatggaaaaggagaagaaggtggaACAATGGAAGGAAAGGTTCTTTGAAGATTACTACGGACAGAA ATTGGGTTTAACCAAAGAAGAATCAGTACAGCAGaaagaggaccaggaggaggcCAAAATCAAGAGTGGGTTGTGTGTCTCTGGAGAGTCAGTACGGCCGCAGCGTGGGCCCAACACCCGTCAACGGGATGGACATTTTAAGAAACGTTCTCGGCCAGATCTCCGAACCAGATCCAGAAGGAATCTGTACAAAAAACAGGAGCCAGACCAAGCAGGGGTTGCTAAAGACGCAAATGCTGTGCCAGATGTCTCTAAAGATACTAAGACCGACTCAGCAGGGGTGAACAGTCCCCCTGGGCCAGATGTGTCTTCTGCAGCATCTGGACAGGAGGGTCCCAAGGGTCCCAGTGAACCTGTGGCTTCTCAGATCCAAACTGAAACAGACAACTTGGCATGTGCCTCTGCATCTTCAGACAGAGTCCCTACCTTACCTCAGGACACTGTGGATCAAGAGACAAAGGATCAGAAGAGGAAATCCTTTGAGCAGGAAGCCTCCGCATCCTTTCCCGAAAAGAAGCCCCGGCTTGAAGATCGTCAGTCCTTTCGTAACACAATTGAAAGTGTTCACACCGAGAAGCCACAGCCCACTAAAGAGGAGCCCAAAGTCCCGCCCATCCGG ATTCAACTTTCACGTATCAAACCACCCTGGGTGGCTAAAGGTCGGCCCACTTACCAGATATGCCCCCGGATTGTCCCCATCTCGGAGTCCTCCTGCCGGGGTTGGACTGGTGCCAGGACCCTCGCAGACATTAAAGCCCGTGCTTTGCAGGCCCGAGGGGCGAGAGGCTACCACTGCAATCGAGAGGCGGCCGCCACTGCCATCGGAGGGGGGGGTGGCCCGGGTGGAGGTGGCAGTGGGGCCATCGATGAGGGAGGTGGCAGAGACAGCAGCAGTGGTGATGGTAGTGAGGCCTGTGGCCACTCTGAGCCCAGGGGAGCCCCAAGCACCCCTGGAGAGAGTTCGTCAGATCTACAGCGAACACAACTACTGCCGCCTTGTCCTCTGAATGGAGAGCACACTCTGGCTGAAGCCGCCATGCCCAGAGCCAGGAGAGAGGACTCGGCTTCtgtcagaaaggaaaagagctgCCTGTTGAAGAGGGTCCCAGGTGTGCTTACAAGTGGGATGGAAGATGCCTCTCAACCCCCTATTGCTCCCACTGGAGACCAGCCATGTCAGGCTTTGCCCCCTTTGTCCTCCCAAACTCCAGTGGCTGAGATGTTAGCAGAGCAGCCTAAGTTGCTTCTAGATGATAGAACTGAGTGTGTGTCTAGTACTGCTTCCCGGGAGAAGGGTAGTGAAAATCAGGGGCCCACCATCCCCTCAGAGAGTAGTTCTGGACAGTCTCCATTAGGAGATCTATTAGGAGGAGGAAATGACCAGGCCTTTGATAATATGAAGGAGCCTGTAAATATGGTACCTGCTTTTATATCTGAATTGTCATTAGCTAACTACCTACAGGATAGGCCTGCTGATGATGAATTAGGGCTTTGTGCCACAGGCACACTCAGAAGGGAAAGTAATAGACAAGAAACTTTGACTGAGGCTTTTGCACCTGGCAGTCCTACCTCCTGGGTACCTGTTCTGTCAAATTATGAGGTAATAAAAAAGTCTGATCCAGAATCCAGAGAGAACGTAGCATGTCTGGAGCCCCAGGATgaaagagagtgggagagagctgCTCCCCTCATGGCTGCCATGCCTGGAGAGTTGGCAGCCGCAgaaggtgtgtaccaccctgAGAGCTGCGTTTCACACTGGACAGCACCTCCTCCAGGAGCCATGGGCAGCAGTGGCAGTGACAGTGAGCAAGTGGATCTTGAAAGACTGGAAATGAATGGCACCTCTGAAGCACAGAGTCCTCACAGCGAATCCACAGATACAGCCTCTGACTCTGAGGGCCacctctctgaggacagcagTGAGGTTGATGCAAGTGAAGTCACAGTGGTAAAGGGGTCATTAGATGGGGGTGAAAAGCGAGACTGGGACCCATCTGCCTCACTGTCCAAGGTGAGCAATGACCTAAGTGTGCTTACAAGAACAGGAGGGGTGACTGCTTCTCAGAGCTGGGTGTCTAGAGTATGTTCAGTCCCTCATAAGATCCCAGACTCCCTTCTGCTGTCCAGTACTGAGTGCCATCCCAGGTCTGTGTGCCCACCGAGGCCTGGTTCTTCAGTGGAGGTTACCAATCCACTTGTGATGCACCTACTGCACGGGAATTTGCCCCTGGAGAAGGTTCTCCCTCCAGGTCACAGAAGCAGCCAACCAGAATCCCCACAGCTGCCACTTAGAGAACAGAGCCAGGACAGAGGCACTCGACAAGGTACAGGGGAAGACAATCACCTCATTGCCAGAAGCAACCCTGGTTCTGCACAGACATTGAAAGAGGCTGTTCTGGCCCAGAGCTATGGAGCAAGCACTGGTCTTGTCAGGGCAAAGGCGTCCAGGACTCCTGGAGTGTCCCAGAAGATTGCCAAGGTGGTTCCAAGTTTAGACTCCCAGCATCTAGTGACAGAACTGACACCTTCCTCTGGCAACCTGGAAGAAATAGATTCCAAAGAgcatctccctcccttcctttgtgAAGAGCAGAAAGAAACCCATTCCCTGTCTCAAGGCAGTGATCCAGGTGCTGCCCCAGGCCCATGTCTAGGAGATCACACTACCTCCAAAGTGCCATGTTTCTCCTCTACAAATGTGAGCCTCTCCTTTGGATCTGAGCAGACAGATGGGACCCTGAGTGATCAGAACATTGCTGGTGGTCACGAGAAGAAACTATTTGGTCCCAGGAATACAGTTGCCACCCTTGAGTGCCCCAAGTCTGAAGAGCAGACACCACTACCTGCTGAGGTCCCTCCAGTGTTTCCCAGTAGGAAGATAGAACCAAACAAAAACTCTGTGTCTGGTGGTGTGCAGACTACAAGGGAAAACAGGACGCCCAAACCACCGCCTGTCTCTGCTGGCAGCATCAAGACCGAGCAGACATTTTTGAGGGATCCCATTAAGGCAGATGTAGAGAACAGGAAAGCTGCAGGGTACAGTTCTCTGGAACTAGTGGGTCACTTGCAAGGGATGCCTTTTGTTGTGGACCTGCCTTTCTGGAAATTACCCAGAGAGCCAGGAAAAGGATTCAGTCAACCCCTGGAGCCTTCGTCCATCCCTTCCCAACTCAACATCAAGCAGGCTTTGTATGGGAAGTTTTCTAAACTCCAGCTGAGTCCCACCAGCTTTAATTACTCCTCCAGCTCTGCCGCCTTTCCCAAAGGCCTTGCTGGCGGGGTAGTGCAGCTGAGCCACAAAGCCAGCTTTGGTACAGGTCACACTGCATCACTGTCCCTACAAATGTTCACTGACAGCAGTGCAGTAGAAAGCATTTCTCTCCAGTGTGCATGCAGCCTGAAAGCCATGATCATGTGTCAAGGCTGCGGAGCGTTCTGCCATGACGACTGCATTGGACCTTCAAAGCTCTGTGTATTGTGCCTTGTGGTGAGATAA